One Triticum dicoccoides isolate Atlit2015 ecotype Zavitan chromosome 5B, WEW_v2.0, whole genome shotgun sequence genomic window carries:
- the LOC119307670 gene encoding uncharacterized protein LOC119307670, whose product MQKNNGDDRISTLPSDILVNILDRLDVREAVRTSILSRRWSQLSCKLSRLIINAQPDGVSSSNISDGDLVRINAAVVEATKSLLTRRYPGEDTISLLSTTFYLRGDAPISIGHAVGSAMMTHKIEKAEFTVLTVKNRLYCTLDDVLNYGTQFVSFFNECLNAFTGLTRLYMENLRFAESDFVSNIFVTCKRLKYLGFLNCDTKKHLTLQVKHAQLSELSMVNCCFYKVELKWLPRLTRTTFTCWMAFEELPLSFGHVPLLEFLNLTNIGLSRNKMVMLSTLLCETHIQELQLGFKCEKIWVQPECLSERLASAFHRLRIVSLVSIPEGSDLTWTIFILEAAPSLEELYMSVIDHPCEMIMDKKRRTELLLCEKKGVEWESPRSNFKHRRLAKLIIFCFVNCMVSYVWRVMKAAVNLKDVYLYDRLACSKCEHMAIFKPGRLPRAKKKLNAMKKLLTQGIESAPRIHLLTDCEMEADHAARVKDFLCS is encoded by the exons ATGCAGAAAAACAACGGAGATGATAGAATCAGCACCTTGCCCAGTGACATTCTGGTCAACATTCTTGACCGACTTGATGTCCGTGAAGCTGTGAGAACCAGTATCCTCTCCAGACGGTGGAGTCAGCTCTCTTGCAAGCTCTCACGACTTATCATAAATGCTCAGCCTGATGGTGTGTCTAGCTCCAACATCTCTGATGGTGACTTGGTTCGGATCAATGCAGCTGTTGTTGAAGCGACAAAGAGCTTACTGACCCGCAGATATCCAGGCGAAGACACCATCAGCCTCCTGTCTACCACGTTCTACTTGAGAGGTGATGCCCCCATATCCATTGGACATGCTGTTGGCAGCGCCATGATGACACACAAGATTGAGAAAGCTGAATTCACAGTTTTGACAGTGAAGAATCGCCTATATTGCACTCTTGATGATGTGTTGAACTATGGGACACAGTTTGTGTCATTTTTTAATGAGTGTCTGAATGCATTTACTGGTTTGACGCGCCTCTACAtggagaatttgagatttgctgaaTCTGACTTCGTCTCCAACATCTTCGTCACTTGCAAGCGATTAAAATATTTAGGTTTTCTCAATTGCGACACAAAGAAGCATTTAACACTCCAGGTCAAACACGCTCAACTAAGTGAGCTCAGTATGGTCAACTGCTGTTTTTACAAAGTCGAACTCAAGTGGCTCCCAAGACTCACTCGGACAACGTTCACATGTTGGATGGCTTTTGAAGAACTACCACTGTCATTTGGTCATGTCCCTCTGCTTGAGTTTTTGAACCTCACAAATATCGGTCTTAGTCGGAACAAAATGGTCATGTTAAGTACATTACTTTGTGAGACACACATACAAGAACTGCAATTGGGGTTTAAATGCGAAAAG ATTTGGGTTCAACCAGAGTGTCTGAGCGAAAGGCTGGCTTCTGCGTTCCACAGACTAAGGATTGTCAGTCTAGTTAGCATTCCTGAAGGGTCTGATCTTACGTGGACAATTTTCATTTTGGAAGCTGCGCCATCACTTGAAGAGTTGTACATGTCG GTAATTGATCATCCGTGTGAGATGATAATGGATAAGAAAAGGAGGACGGAACTCTTGCTTTGCGAAAAGAAGGGCGTCGAGTGGGAATCACCTAGATCAAATTTCAAGCACCGCCGCCTTGCCAAGCTCATCATCTTTTGCTTTGTAAATTGCATGGTGAGTTATGTCTGGCGTGTCATGAAAGCAGCGGTGAATCTGAAGGATGTGTACCTGTATGATAGACTGGCATGTAGCAAGTGTGAACACATGGCCATTTTTAAGCCTGGTAGGCTTCCACGGGCAAAGAAGAAGTTGAATGCGATGAAGAAGTTGTTGACCCAGGGCATCGAGTCAGCTCCCAGAATTCACCTGCTGACTGATTGTGAAATGGAAGCTGACCATGCTGCAAGGGTTAAAGACTTCTTATGTTCCTGA